A single genomic interval of Lathyrus oleraceus cultivar Zhongwan6 chromosome 7, CAAS_Psat_ZW6_1.0, whole genome shotgun sequence harbors:
- the LOC127101342 gene encoding uncharacterized protein LOC127101342 isoform X1, giving the protein MAFNRTLKGKPKAVGSRIVVLGATVCAIALLFLLSSVVFTTDSPKSQYIKYSSYDNKYLYWGTRIDCPGKHCGSCEGLGHQESSLRCALEEAAYLRRTFVMPSRMCINPIHNKKGILHRSTNATSEDQWAASSCAMDSLYDAELMSETVPVIFDNSKEWYKVLSTSMKLGDRGVAHVAGVSRVELKENNQYSNLMLINRTASPLSWFMECKDRNNRSAIMLPYSFLPSMASKKLREAADKIKALLGDYDAIHVRRGDKIKTRKDRFGVSRTLHPHLDRDTRPEFIRCRIAKWVAPGRTLFIASNERTPGFFSSLSVRYRLAYSSNYSHIIDPVIENNYQLFMIERLILRGAKRFIKTFKEDETDLSLSDDPKKNTKKWQIPVYDGDETC; this is encoded by the exons ATGGCATTTAACAGAACCTTAAAGGGGAAACCAAAGGCAGTGGGATCCAGAATTGTAGTGTTGGGCGCAACCGTGTGTGCAATAGCTCTTTTGTTCCTACTGTCCTCAGTTGTATTCACAACTGATTCTCCAAAATCCCAATACATTAAGTACTCTAGCTATGACAACAAGTACCTGTATTGGGGCACACGAATCGATTGCCCTGGAAAACACTGTGGATCCTGTGAGGGTTTGGGTCACCAAGAATCTAGCCTTAGGTGTGCCCTCGAAGAAGCCGCTTATCTCCGCAG AACTTTTGTTATGCCATCCAGAATGTGTATCAATCCTATACATAATAAGAAAGGGATCCTTCATCGTTCAACTAATGCTACTTCGGAGGATCA GTGGGCGGCAAGTTCTTGTGCCATGGACTCTTTATATGATGCAGAACTCATGTCGGAAACTGTCCCTGTAATTTTTGACAATTCAAAAGAATGGTATAAGGTTCTATCGACCAGCATGAAGCTTGGAGACAGAGGAGTTGCTCACGTGGCAGGCGTTAGTCGTGTCGAGCTTAAAGAAAACAATCAGTACTCTAATTTAATGCTCATAAACAGAACTGCTAGCCCTCTTTCTTG GTTTATGGAATGCAAGGATCGAAACAACCGTAGTGCTATAATGTTACCATATTCGTTTTTGCCATCAATGGCCTCAAAAAAACTAAGAGAAGCCGCAGATAAG ATCAAAGCACTACTTGGTGATTATGATGCAATCCATGTTCGTCGTGGGGATAAAATAAAAACTAGGAAGGACAGGTTTGGCGTGTCGAGGACCTTGCACCCACACCTTGATAGGGATACCCGCCCTGAGTTTATTCGTTGTAGAATAGCAAAGTGGGTTGCACCTGGAAGAACCTTATTTATTGCTTCAAATGAAAGGACTCCAGGGTTTTTTTCATCGCTTTCTGTCAG GTATAGATTGGCATATTCGTCAAACTACAGCCATATAATAGATCCAGTGATCGAGAATAACTACCAATTATTCATGATCGAGAGGCTTATATTGAGAGGTGCTAAAAGGTTCATAAAAACATTCAAGGAAGATGAGACGGATCTTAGCCTTTCTGATGACCCAAAAAAGAATACAAAAAAATGGCAGATACCTGTTTACGATGGGGATGAAACTTGTTGA
- the LOC127101342 gene encoding uncharacterized protein LOC127101342 isoform X2: MPSRMCINPIHNKKGILHRSTNATSEDQWAASSCAMDSLYDAELMSETVPVIFDNSKEWYKVLSTSMKLGDRGVAHVAGVSRVELKENNQYSNLMLINRTASPLSWFMECKDRNNRSAIMLPYSFLPSMASKKLREAADKIKALLGDYDAIHVRRGDKIKTRKDRFGVSRTLHPHLDRDTRPEFIRCRIAKWVAPGRTLFIASNERTPGFFSSLSVRYRLAYSSNYSHIIDPVIENNYQLFMIERLILRGAKRFIKTFKEDETDLSLSDDPKKNTKKWQIPVYDGDETC; encoded by the exons ATGCCATCCAGAATGTGTATCAATCCTATACATAATAAGAAAGGGATCCTTCATCGTTCAACTAATGCTACTTCGGAGGATCA GTGGGCGGCAAGTTCTTGTGCCATGGACTCTTTATATGATGCAGAACTCATGTCGGAAACTGTCCCTGTAATTTTTGACAATTCAAAAGAATGGTATAAGGTTCTATCGACCAGCATGAAGCTTGGAGACAGAGGAGTTGCTCACGTGGCAGGCGTTAGTCGTGTCGAGCTTAAAGAAAACAATCAGTACTCTAATTTAATGCTCATAAACAGAACTGCTAGCCCTCTTTCTTG GTTTATGGAATGCAAGGATCGAAACAACCGTAGTGCTATAATGTTACCATATTCGTTTTTGCCATCAATGGCCTCAAAAAAACTAAGAGAAGCCGCAGATAAG ATCAAAGCACTACTTGGTGATTATGATGCAATCCATGTTCGTCGTGGGGATAAAATAAAAACTAGGAAGGACAGGTTTGGCGTGTCGAGGACCTTGCACCCACACCTTGATAGGGATACCCGCCCTGAGTTTATTCGTTGTAGAATAGCAAAGTGGGTTGCACCTGGAAGAACCTTATTTATTGCTTCAAATGAAAGGACTCCAGGGTTTTTTTCATCGCTTTCTGTCAG GTATAGATTGGCATATTCGTCAAACTACAGCCATATAATAGATCCAGTGATCGAGAATAACTACCAATTATTCATGATCGAGAGGCTTATATTGAGAGGTGCTAAAAGGTTCATAAAAACATTCAAGGAAGATGAGACGGATCTTAGCCTTTCTGATGACCCAAAAAAGAATACAAAAAAATGGCAGATACCTGTTTACGATGGGGATGAAACTTGTTGA
- the LOC127101717 gene encoding LOW QUALITY PROTEIN: uncharacterized protein LOC127101717 (The sequence of the model RefSeq protein was modified relative to this genomic sequence to represent the inferred CDS: deleted 2 bases in 1 codon), with amino-acid sequence MVIYVKKIELRIVGLYPKGSPSRNSQRPKQSPGPRGGLEIVFNQQ; translated from the exons ATGGTAATTTATGTCAAAAAAATTGAACTAAGGATTGTAGGGCTTTACCCAAAA GGGAGCCCTTCCAGAAATTCTCAAAGGCCCAAGCAAAGCCCAGGCCCAAGAGGGGGTTTGGAAATAGTTTTCAACCAGCAATAG
- the LOC127101343 gene encoding dirigent protein 11 — translation MLSRIIFCSAVTLATITVIVLALVSPVSHNKIHSKPWLDLSLYIQQPQNITTSNTHAVPREEAGAFVFHRVLTEGPENTSKVVGKAQGFIIPVERFQQSEFNVLYLTFDAPDHSGSLSVEAVKDKDGEEFKVVGGTGSFAFAHGVAVFSRRDEKTSDEGLIYHVKLELEFPNRSRKIV, via the coding sequence ATGTTGTCTAGGATCATATTCTGTTCCGCAGTTACATTAGCAACAATAACCGTAATTGTTTTGGCTTTAGTATCACCTGTTTCACATAACAAGATCCATTCAAAACCATGGCTTGATCTATCTCTTTACATTCAACAACCTCAAAACATAACAACCTCAAATACACACGCTGTCCCAAGGGAAGAAGCCGGTGCATTCGTGTTTCACCGCGTGCTTACGGAGGGTCCGGAGAACACTTCGAAGGTTGTAGGAAAAGCGCAGGGTTTCATAATTCCCGTGGAACGGTTTCAACAATCGGAATTCAATGTTTTGTATCTGACTTTTGATGCACCGGATCATTCGGGTAGCTTGAGTGTGGAAGCAGTGAAAGATAAGGATGGAGAAGAGTTTAAGGTTGTAGGAGGAACAGGTTCGTTTGCATTTGCTCATGGTGTTGCTGTCTTTAGTCGAAGAGATGAAAAAACAAGCGATGAAGGTTTGATTTATCATGTTAAACTTGAGCTTGAATTCCCAAATCGTTCTCGAAAGATAGTATAA